A genome region from Pseudomonas sp. S06B 330 includes the following:
- a CDS encoding alpha-1,4-glucan--maltose-1-phosphate maltosyltransferase, with protein MTRDEPFETDRVAAANDHPDQAISLSQALLAPRIVIEDTQPLLDGGVFAVKAVVGEPVQVSSKVYTDGHDSLAVMLNWRQAQSRRWHCVPMVFAGNDLWQADFTVIEQGRHLFSIEAWIDPFATYCHDLEKKFTAGVPVPLEVQEGLQLLEQNIERSQGLLREQLQSLHDTLPTLAPEAQVAQLLHVDTAVLMREADHRTFLSRSPEYPLDVERREALFASWYELFPRSITDDPARHGTFNDVHERLPMIRDMGFDVLYFPPIHPIGKRHRKGRNNALQAEPEDPGSPYAIGSEEGGHEAIHPQLGSREDFRRLVAAAAEHGLEIALDFAIQCSQDHPWLKAHPGWFSWRPDGSIRYAENPPKKYQDIVNVDFYAAEAVPSLWLALRDVVLGWVQEGVKMFRVDNPHTKPLPFWHWLIANIRSQHPEVIFLAEAFTKPAMMARLGKVGYSQSYTYFTWRNTKAELQSYFEELNQPPWRHCYRPNFFVNTPDINPFFLHESGRAGFLIRAALATMGSGLWGMYSGFELCEATPIPGKEEYLDSEKYEIRPRDFTQPGNIIAEIAQLNRIRRHNPALQTHLGVAFYNAWNDNILYFGKRTAERDNFILIAISLDPHNAQEAYFELPLWELGLDDNADTFGEDLMTGHRWTWHGKTQWMRIEPWHLPFGIWRIEKAL; from the coding sequence ATGACCCGCGATGAGCCCTTCGAAACCGACCGTGTAGCCGCGGCAAACGATCATCCCGACCAGGCCATCAGCCTGTCTCAAGCACTCTTGGCGCCAAGGATCGTGATTGAGGATACCCAGCCGCTACTGGACGGCGGCGTGTTCGCGGTCAAGGCGGTAGTCGGTGAGCCGGTACAGGTGAGCAGCAAGGTCTATACCGATGGGCATGACAGCTTGGCGGTAATGCTCAACTGGCGACAGGCCCAGAGCCGTCGCTGGCACTGCGTGCCGATGGTGTTCGCCGGCAACGACCTGTGGCAGGCCGACTTCACCGTTATCGAGCAGGGCCGACACCTGTTCAGCATCGAGGCCTGGATCGACCCCTTCGCCACTTACTGCCATGACCTGGAGAAGAAGTTCACCGCTGGGGTGCCCGTGCCGTTGGAGGTGCAGGAAGGCCTGCAATTGCTTGAGCAGAACATCGAGCGCAGCCAGGGGCTGCTGCGCGAGCAGCTGCAGAGCCTGCATGACACGTTGCCCACCCTGGCGCCCGAAGCGCAGGTTGCCCAGTTGCTGCACGTCGATACCGCCGTGTTGATGCGCGAGGCCGACCACCGCACATTCCTCAGCCGCAGCCCGGAGTATCCGCTGGACGTCGAACGGCGCGAGGCCCTGTTCGCCAGCTGGTATGAGCTGTTTCCCCGCTCCATTACCGATGATCCAGCACGCCATGGCACCTTCAATGACGTGCATGAACGTCTGCCGATGATCCGTGACATGGGTTTTGACGTGTTGTATTTCCCGCCCATCCATCCTATCGGCAAGCGTCACCGCAAGGGCCGCAACAATGCCTTGCAGGCCGAGCCGGAGGATCCGGGCAGCCCTTACGCCATTGGCAGTGAGGAGGGCGGGCACGAGGCCATCCACCCGCAATTGGGCAGCCGTGAGGATTTTCGCCGGCTGGTAGCCGCGGCTGCCGAGCATGGCCTGGAGATTGCCTTGGACTTTGCCATCCAGTGCTCGCAGGACCACCCTTGGCTCAAGGCCCATCCGGGTTGGTTCTCCTGGCGCCCGGACGGCAGTATTCGCTACGCCGAAAACCCGCCGAAAAAGTACCAGGACATCGTCAATGTCGACTTCTATGCCGCAGAGGCCGTACCGTCCCTGTGGCTGGCCTTGCGCGATGTGGTGCTTGGCTGGGTACAGGAAGGGGTGAAGATGTTTCGCGTCGACAACCCGCACACCAAGCCATTGCCGTTCTGGCACTGGTTGATCGCCAATATCCGCAGCCAGCACCCGGAGGTGATCTTTCTGGCCGAAGCCTTCACTAAACCGGCGATGATGGCGCGCCTGGGCAAGGTGGGGTACTCGCAGAGCTACACCTATTTCACCTGGCGCAACACCAAGGCCGAGTTGCAAAGCTACTTTGAAGAGCTCAACCAGCCGCCCTGGCGCCATTGCTACCGGCCAAACTTTTTCGTCAACACCCCAGACATCAATCCTTTCTTCCTGCATGAGTCCGGCCGCGCCGGCTTCCTTATCCGTGCTGCGCTGGCGACCATGGGGTCAGGGCTGTGGGGCATGTACTCGGGCTTTGAGCTGTGCGAGGCAACGCCCATCCCCGGCAAGGAGGAGTACCTGGATTCCGAGAAGTACGAGATCCGCCCGCGGGACTTCACTCAACCGGGCAACATCATTGCCGAGATCGCCCAGCTAAACCGCATCCGCCGACACAACCCGGCGCTGCAGACGCACCTGGGCGTTGCCTTCTACAACGCCTGGAACGACAACATCCTGTACTTCGGCAAGCGCACCGCCGAACGCGACAACTTCATCCTCATTGCCATCAGCCTCGACCCGCACAACGCCCAAGAGGCGTACTTTGAGCTACCCCTGTGGGAGTTGGGCCTGGATGACAACGCCGACACCTTCGGTGAAGACCTGATGACCGGCCATCGCTGGACCTGGCACGGTAAGACCCAATGGATGCGCATCGAGCCCTGGCACCTGCCGTTTGGTATCTGGCGTATCGAAAAAGCCCTCTAG
- the treS gene encoding maltose alpha-D-glucosyltransferase — MAKRSRPAAFIDDPLWYKDAIIYQVHVKSFFDSNNDGIGDFPGLIAKLDYIAELGVNTLWLLPFYPSPRRDDGYDIAEYKAVHPDYGTLGDVKRFISEAHKRGLRVITELVINHTSDQHAWFQKARHAKPGSKARDFYVWSDSDQKYDGTRIIFLDTEKSNWTWDPVAGQYFWHRFYSHQPDLNFDNPQVLKAVIGVMRYWLDLGVDGLRLDAIPYLIERDGTNNENLPETHQVLKQIRAEIDANYPDRMLLAEANQWPEDTQLYFGEGQGDECHMAFHFPLMPRMYMAVAQEDRFPITDILRQTPEIPANCQWAIFLRNHDELTLEMVTDRERDYLWNYYAEDRRARINLGIRRRLAPLLQRDRRRVELLSSLLLSMPGTPTLYYGDEIGMGDNIYLGDRDGVRTPMQWSIDRNGGFSRADPARLVLPPIMDPLYGFASVNVEAQAHDPHSLLNWNRRLLAVRKQQKAFGRGSLKMLSPSNRRILAYIREYTGPDGSSEIILCVANVSRAAQAAELELSQYADMVPVEMLGASAFPPIGQLPFLLTLPPYGFYWFLLAPKDQMPSWHQEPAQSLPEFTTLVLKKRMEELLDAPARDTLQESILPQYLPKRRWFAGKESRIEQVRIAYGVRFGAPTSPVLLSEIEVSSGGHSSRYQLPFGLIAEEHINSAAPQQLALARVRRGRQVGLITDGFVLESFIRAVLFACHAGTRLPCAEGELQFNATEQLAALNLGEDAQVRYLSAEQSNSSVVVGGSLVLKLIRRVNPGVHPELEMSAFLTAAGFANISPLLGWVSRVDAQQQPHLLMIAQGYLSNQGDAWDWTQNNLERAIRDELEPGKPALDAHTDALQDLADFAALLGQRLGEMHLLLAAPSKDPAFQPRPSSARDCQAWGKQISAQLTRALDLLKQHRAELDSESQSLIDDLQQQRIDLLATVLELSKQAQGGLLMRVHGDLHLGQVLVVQGDAYLIDFEGEPARPLDERRAKHSPYKDVSGVLRSFDYAAAMVLRSASSVDLSDSARQARQRVARRYLHQARHAFVEAYGLATAAMPHAWEHADGERAALELFSLEKAAYEILYEAENRPSWLAVPLHGLHGLTSTWGER; from the coding sequence ATGGCCAAACGTAGCCGCCCGGCAGCCTTTATCGACGACCCACTGTGGTACAAAGACGCGATCATCTACCAGGTGCACGTCAAATCGTTCTTCGATTCAAACAACGACGGCATCGGTGACTTTCCAGGCTTGATCGCCAAGCTTGACTACATCGCCGAACTGGGCGTCAACACCCTCTGGCTGCTGCCGTTCTACCCCTCGCCACGGCGCGACGACGGCTATGACATCGCCGAATACAAGGCCGTACACCCTGACTATGGCACCTTGGGCGATGTGAAGCGCTTTATCAGCGAGGCGCACAAGCGTGGCCTGCGGGTGATCACCGAACTGGTCATCAACCACACCTCGGACCAGCACGCCTGGTTCCAGAAAGCCCGTCATGCCAAACCCGGAAGCAAGGCCAGGGACTTCTACGTGTGGTCCGACAGTGACCAGAAATACGACGGCACGCGGATCATCTTTCTCGATACCGAGAAGTCCAACTGGACCTGGGACCCGGTGGCCGGCCAATACTTCTGGCATCGCTTTTATTCGCACCAGCCAGACCTGAATTTCGATAACCCGCAGGTGCTCAAGGCGGTGATCGGGGTGATGCGTTACTGGCTCGACCTGGGTGTTGACGGCTTACGCCTGGATGCCATCCCGTACTTGATCGAGCGCGACGGCACCAACAACGAGAACCTGCCCGAGACCCACCAGGTGCTCAAGCAGATTCGCGCCGAGATCGACGCCAACTACCCCGACCGCATGCTTCTGGCCGAAGCCAACCAGTGGCCGGAGGATACCCAGCTGTATTTCGGTGAAGGGCAAGGTGATGAATGCCACATGGCCTTTCACTTTCCGTTGATGCCGCGCATGTACATGGCCGTCGCCCAGGAAGACCGTTTTCCAATCACCGACATCCTGCGTCAGACCCCGGAGATTCCCGCCAACTGCCAGTGGGCGATCTTCTTGCGTAACCACGATGAACTGACGCTGGAGATGGTCACTGATCGCGAGCGCGATTACCTGTGGAACTACTACGCCGAGGATCGCCGGGCGCGCATCAACCTCGGTATCCGTCGCCGCCTGGCGCCCCTGTTGCAGCGCGACCGGCGACGGGTGGAGTTACTCAGCAGCCTGCTGTTGTCGATGCCCGGTACGCCGACCCTGTACTACGGCGATGAAATCGGTATGGGTGACAACATCTACCTCGGCGACCGCGACGGCGTGCGCACCCCCATGCAGTGGTCGATCGACCGCAACGGCGGGTTCTCCCGCGCCGACCCGGCGCGCTTGGTGCTGCCGCCGATCATGGACCCGCTGTATGGCTTTGCCTCGGTCAATGTCGAAGCCCAGGCCCATGACCCGCATTCACTGCTGAACTGGAACCGCCGCCTGCTGGCGGTGCGCAAGCAGCAAAAGGCCTTTGGTCGAGGCAGCTTGAAAATGCTCTCGCCGAGCAACCGCCGGATCCTGGCTTACATTCGTGAATACACCGGGCCAGATGGCAGCAGCGAGATCATTCTGTGCGTCGCCAACGTCTCGCGTGCCGCTCAGGCGGCCGAACTGGAATTGTCGCAGTACGCCGACATGGTGCCGGTGGAGATGCTCGGTGCCAGCGCCTTTCCGCCGATTGGCCAATTGCCGTTTTTGCTGACCTTGCCGCCGTACGGCTTTTACTGGTTCCTGTTGGCGCCCAAGGACCAGATGCCCAGCTGGCACCAGGAACCGGCGCAAAGCCTGCCGGAGTTCACTACGCTGGTGTTGAAAAAGCGCATGGAGGAGCTGCTCGACGCCCCGGCGCGCGACACCCTGCAAGAAAGCATCCTGCCCCAGTACCTGCCCAAACGCCGCTGGTTTGCCGGCAAGGAAAGCCGTATCGAACAGGTACGCATCGCTTACGGCGTGCGCTTTGGGGCCCCGACCAGCCCGGTGCTGCTCAGTGAGATTGAGGTCAGCAGTGGCGGTCACAGCAGCCGCTATCAGTTACCGTTCGGCCTGATTGCAGAAGAACATATCAACAGTGCAGCTCCGCAGCAGTTGGCCTTGGCGCGGGTGCGCCGCGGGCGTCAGGTGGGGCTGATCACCGATGGTTTCGTGCTCGAAAGTTTTATTCGCGCCGTGCTGTTCGCTTGCCACGCAGGCACGCGCTTGCCCTGCGCCGAAGGCGAATTGCAGTTCAACGCTACCGAACAGCTGGCCGCCCTTAACCTGGGGGAAGACGCCCAGGTGCGCTACCTCTCGGCTGAGCAGTCCAACAGCTCAGTGGTGGTTGGTGGCAGTCTGGTGCTCAAGCTGATCCGCCGGGTCAACCCCGGCGTGCACCCGGAACTGGAAATGAGTGCGTTTCTGACCGCTGCCGGTTTTGCCAATATCTCGCCGTTGTTGGGCTGGGTCAGCCGTGTCGATGCCCAGCAGCAACCGCACTTGTTGATGATTGCCCAGGGCTATTTGAGCAATCAGGGCGATGCTTGGGATTGGACCCAGAACAACCTGGAACGGGCCATACGCGACGAGCTGGAACCAGGCAAACCCGCGTTGGATGCCCACACCGATGCCCTGCAGGACCTGGCCGATTTTGCCGCCTTGTTGGGCCAGCGCCTGGGTGAGATGCATCTGTTGCTGGCAGCACCCAGCAAGGATCCGGCCTTCCAGCCGCGCCCCAGCAGCGCCCGCGATTGTCAGGCCTGGGGCAAGCAGATCAGTGCGCAACTGACCCGCGCGCTGGACTTGCTCAAGCAGCATCGCGCTGAATTGGACAGCGAAAGCCAGTCGCTGATCGATGACCTGCAGCAGCAACGCATAGACCTGCTGGCCACTGTCCTGGAGCTGAGCAAGCAAGCCCAGGGCGGCCTGTTGATGCGGGTGCACGGTGATCTGCACCTGGGCCAGGTGCTGGTGGTGCAGGGCGACGCCTACTTGATCGATTTCGAGGGCGAACCGGCCCGGCCGCTGGACGAGCGCCGGGCCAAGCATAGCCCCTACAAGGATGTTTCCGGCGTATTGCGATCCTTCGACTATGCTGCTGCCATGGTGCTGCGCAGTGCCTCCAGTGTCGACCTCTCGGACAGTGCCCGCCAGGCACGTCAGCGCGTCGCCAGGCGTTATCTGCACCAGGCCCGACATGCCTTTGTCGAGGCCTATGGGCTGGCCACCGCGGCCATGCCCCATGCCTGGGAACATGCCGACGGCGAGCGAGCGGCACTGGAACTGTTCAGCCTGGAAAAGGCCGCCTACGAAATCCTGTACGAAGCCGAGAACCGCCCAAGTTGGCTGGCCGTGCCTTTGCATGGCCTGCATGGCCTGACAAGTACCTGGGGAGAACGTTAA
- the glgB gene encoding 1,4-alpha-glucan branching protein GlgB, with product MNHRKREEGGLGHRDSDALVRAEHTDPFAVLGPHPDGAGGQFVRAYLPNALSVQLLARDDGRLLGEFEQEPVPGLFIAHVAQQQPYLLRINWAGGEQITEDPYSFGPQLGDMDLYLFAEGNHRDLSNSMGAQPVQVEGIDGVRFSVWAPNARRVSVVGDFNNWDGRRHPMRLRHSSGVWELFVPRLAAGEAYKYEVLGREGILPLKADPLARATELPPSTASRVAGPLAHTWQDQQWMQQRGERQATNAPLSIYELHAGSWQCELDDTGEVARFYNWRELAERLVPYIQQMGFTHIELMPIMEHPFGGSWGYQPLSMFAPTARYGSAEDFAAFIDACHQASIGVILDWVPAHFPTDTHGLARFDGTALYEYENPLEGFHQDWDTLIYNLGRTEVHGFMLASALHWLKHFHIDGLRVDAVASMLYRDYSRKAGEWVPNRHGGRENLEAIDFLRHLNDVVAIEAPGALMIAEESTAWPGVSQPTQQGGLGFAYKWNMGWMHDTLHYIQNDPIHRTYHHNEMSFGLIYAYSEHFILPISHDEVVHGKHSLIDKMPGDRWQKFANLRAYLTFMWAHPGKKLLFMGCEFGQWREWNHDSELDWYLLKYPEHLGVQRLVADLNRLYREERALHEQDCLPQGFQWLIGDDAQNSVYAWLRWSASGEPLLVVANFTPVPREGYRIGVPFGERWVEVLNSDAEGYAGSNYGNLGEVVSEALSSHGQPLSLALNLPPLGVLILRPR from the coding sequence ATGAATCATCGCAAGCGCGAGGAAGGCGGGCTGGGGCATCGGGACAGCGACGCCCTGGTCAGGGCCGAGCATACCGACCCGTTCGCTGTGCTCGGCCCGCACCCTGATGGTGCCGGTGGCCAGTTTGTCCGCGCCTATCTGCCCAACGCCTTGAGCGTGCAACTGCTGGCCCGCGACGATGGCCGGCTGCTGGGCGAGTTCGAGCAGGAACCGGTGCCGGGGCTGTTTATTGCGCACGTGGCGCAGCAGCAGCCGTACCTGCTGCGCATCAACTGGGCGGGAGGCGAGCAAATTACCGAAGACCCTTACAGCTTCGGGCCACAGTTGGGCGACATGGACCTCTACCTGTTCGCCGAAGGTAATCACCGCGACCTGTCCAACAGCATGGGGGCGCAGCCGGTGCAGGTTGAAGGCATCGACGGCGTGCGCTTTTCGGTGTGGGCACCGAACGCCCGGCGGGTGTCGGTGGTCGGTGACTTCAACAACTGGGATGGACGTCGGCACCCGATGCGCCTGCGTCATTCGTCTGGGGTATGGGAATTGTTCGTGCCACGCCTGGCCGCAGGCGAAGCCTACAAGTACGAAGTGCTGGGGCGTGAAGGCATCCTGCCGCTCAAGGCTGACCCGTTGGCACGGGCCACCGAGTTGCCACCGAGCACCGCGTCACGGGTGGCCGGTCCCCTGGCCCATACCTGGCAAGACCAGCAGTGGATGCAACAGCGTGGCGAGCGCCAGGCAACCAACGCGCCACTGTCGATTTATGAACTGCACGCCGGGTCCTGGCAATGTGAGCTGGATGACACCGGCGAAGTGGCACGCTTCTACAACTGGCGCGAGCTGGCGGAGCGCCTGGTGCCTTATATCCAGCAGATGGGCTTCACCCATATCGAGCTGATGCCGATCATGGAACATCCGTTTGGTGGCTCCTGGGGCTATCAGCCGCTGTCGATGTTCGCGCCGACCGCACGTTATGGCTCGGCGGAAGATTTCGCCGCCTTCATCGATGCCTGTCACCAGGCCTCGATCGGCGTGATTCTGGACTGGGTGCCCGCACATTTCCCCACCGACACCCATGGCCTGGCGCGTTTTGACGGTACCGCCCTGTATGAATACGAAAACCCGCTCGAAGGCTTCCACCAGGACTGGGATACCCTGATCTACAACCTCGGTCGCACCGAGGTGCATGGCTTCATGCTGGCCTCGGCGCTGCACTGGCTCAAGCACTTTCATATTGATGGCCTGCGGGTCGATGCCGTGGCCTCCATGCTCTATCGCGACTATTCGCGCAAAGCTGGCGAGTGGGTACCCAACCGCCATGGTGGGCGCGAGAACCTGGAGGCTATCGATTTTCTGCGCCACCTCAACGACGTCGTCGCCATCGAAGCCCCAGGTGCGCTGATGATTGCCGAAGAGTCCACAGCCTGGCCGGGCGTCAGCCAGCCGACCCAGCAGGGCGGTTTGGGCTTTGCCTACAAATGGAACATGGGCTGGATGCACGACACCCTGCACTACATACAGAACGACCCGATCCACCGTACCTATCACCACAACGAAATGAGCTTCGGCCTGATCTATGCGTACTCCGAGCATTTCATCCTGCCGATTTCCCACGATGAAGTGGTGCATGGCAAGCATTCACTGATCGACAAAATGCCCGGTGATCGCTGGCAGAAATTCGCCAACCTGCGGGCCTACCTGACCTTCATGTGGGCTCATCCGGGTAAAAAGTTGCTGTTCATGGGATGCGAGTTTGGTCAATGGCGCGAATGGAACCATGACAGTGAACTGGACTGGTACCTGCTCAAGTACCCCGAACACCTGGGGGTTCAGCGCTTGGTCGCTGACTTGAACCGGCTGTACCGCGAAGAGCGTGCACTGCACGAACAGGACTGCCTGCCCCAGGGCTTTCAGTGGCTGATCGGCGATGATGCGCAAAACAGCGTTTACGCTTGGTTGCGCTGGAGCGCCAGCGGTGAGCCGCTGCTGGTGGTGGCCAATTTCACCCCGGTGCCGCGGGAGGGGTACCGCATTGGCGTGCCGTTTGGTGAGCGCTGGGTCGAGGTGCTTAACAGTGATGCTGAAGGCTACGCCGGGTCCAACTATGGCAACCTCGGAGAGGTGGTGAGTGAAGCGCTGTCCAGTCATGGTCAGCCGTTGTCCTTGGCGTTGAATCTGCCACCGTTGGGTGTGTTGATTTTGCGGCCGAGGTGA
- a CDS encoding Hcp family type VI secretion system effector — MATPAYMSITGTKQGLITAGAFTADSVGNTYQEGHEDQVMVQGFQHEVIIPRDPQSGQPTGQRVHKPVVITKVFDKASPLLLAALTSGERLTKIEIQWYRTSAAGTQEHYYTTVLEDAIIVDIKDYMHNCQDPSNAHFTHLEDVHFTYRKITWTHEVAGTSGSDDWRTPVVG; from the coding sequence ATGGCTACCCCCGCATACATGTCCATTACCGGCACCAAACAAGGTTTGATCACCGCCGGTGCTTTCACCGCCGATTCGGTTGGCAACACCTACCAGGAAGGTCATGAAGACCAGGTCATGGTTCAGGGCTTTCAGCATGAAGTGATCATCCCGCGTGATCCGCAGTCCGGCCAACCTACCGGCCAGCGCGTACACAAGCCTGTGGTCATCACCAAGGTCTTCGACAAGGCGTCGCCACTGCTGCTGGCGGCCCTGACCTCCGGTGAGCGTCTGACCAAGATCGAAATCCAGTGGTACCGCACCTCGGCTGCCGGCACTCAGGAGCATTACTACACCACGGTTCTGGAAGACGCGATCATCGTCGACATCAAGGACTACATGCACAACTGCCAAGACCCTTCGAACGCGCACTTCACCCATCTGGAAGACGTGCATTTCACTTACCGCAAAATCACCTGGACCCACGAAGTGGCCGGTACCTCTGGCTCGGATGACTGGCGTACTCCGGTCGTCGGTTAA
- a CDS encoding type VI secretion system Vgr family protein, whose protein sequence is MFASANTAHFELLIPTVRNDFQVLAFEGTEALSRLYAIQIELVSEYPNLDLESLLSQPAFLRFGLNGEGLHGRIENVRVADAGQRLTRYQLTLVPALHYLQFSHNQRIFQQLTVPQIVAQVLKEHGIQADAFTFHVSASPAREYCTQYFESDFALIQRLCSEEGIAWHHQHSPDGHHLVFTDDQTFFPTLNPVPYQQDAGLVAEQPVVSQFSRRLSTRTSTVTRRDYDLNRPSLLLQSQFTAEFTPALEDYRYPQRLETEKRGRQLARRALERHRSDYQLAEGQSDQPFLRSGHFFKLTEHPRQAYNDLWLVLSVKHEGKQPQVLEESAGSGTSPADGFTQGYRNCFSAIPWEVFYRPPLVTRKAVLVSQTARVTGPAGEEIYCDEFGRVKVEFHWDRAELNSDKSSCWIRVSSSWAGAGFGAVSIPRIGMEVVVTFLEGDPDQPLITGCVANTLTPQPYPLPAHKTKTVLRSRSTPDSGGYNELSIEDRKGQELIYLRAQRDLEHKIEHDSRLEVGNERRETIKGNSIAVLEAEDQRTVTADRKVELKANDYLQIASSSHARIGQALVVEAGQQVHLKAGANLILDAGASITLKGGGQHIVIGPGGIFSSTEIQLGGAPVAGAAAIAALPGLLERLSAPVALPLPALASYQEQSLAGALLPIAGCQFDASGQCPIHPKGETT, encoded by the coding sequence ATGTTTGCGTCGGCTAATACCGCGCATTTCGAGCTATTGATTCCCACGGTTCGCAATGATTTCCAGGTCCTGGCGTTTGAAGGCACAGAAGCCCTCAGCCGCTTGTACGCAATCCAGATTGAACTGGTCAGCGAGTACCCCAACCTTGATCTTGAAAGCCTTCTCAGCCAACCGGCGTTTTTGCGCTTTGGCCTGAATGGCGAAGGCCTGCATGGGAGGATCGAAAATGTGCGGGTCGCTGACGCCGGTCAGCGCCTGACCCGTTACCAGCTGACCCTGGTGCCGGCGCTGCACTACTTGCAGTTCAGCCACAACCAGCGAATTTTCCAGCAACTGACCGTGCCACAGATCGTTGCCCAGGTGCTCAAGGAACATGGCATCCAGGCTGATGCCTTTACCTTTCATGTCAGCGCCAGCCCAGCGCGCGAATACTGCACCCAATATTTCGAAAGCGACTTCGCGCTGATTCAGAGACTGTGCAGCGAAGAAGGCATTGCCTGGCACCATCAACACAGCCCGGACGGCCATCACCTGGTGTTCACCGACGACCAGACCTTTTTCCCCACCCTGAACCCTGTCCCCTACCAGCAAGACGCCGGACTGGTTGCGGAGCAGCCCGTGGTCAGCCAGTTTTCCCGGCGCTTGAGTACCCGCACCAGCACGGTGACCCGGCGTGACTACGACCTCAATCGCCCCAGCCTGCTGCTGCAAAGTCAGTTCACCGCCGAGTTCACACCGGCCCTCGAAGACTATCGCTACCCACAGCGGCTCGAAACCGAAAAACGCGGCAGGCAGCTTGCCCGCCGGGCCCTGGAACGCCATCGCAGTGACTACCAATTGGCCGAAGGTCAAAGCGACCAGCCGTTTCTGCGCAGCGGCCACTTTTTCAAGCTGACCGAGCACCCGCGTCAGGCGTACAACGACTTGTGGCTAGTGCTCAGTGTCAAGCATGAAGGCAAACAGCCGCAGGTGCTTGAGGAGTCCGCCGGCAGCGGCACCTCGCCTGCAGACGGCTTTACCCAGGGCTATCGCAACTGCTTCAGCGCCATCCCTTGGGAGGTGTTCTACCGCCCGCCGCTGGTTACCCGCAAGGCGGTGCTGGTCAGCCAGACAGCCCGGGTTACTGGGCCCGCGGGCGAGGAAATCTACTGCGATGAGTTTGGCCGGGTCAAAGTCGAGTTCCATTGGGACCGCGCCGAGCTGAACAGTGACAAGAGCAGTTGCTGGATACGCGTGTCGTCCAGCTGGGCGGGGGCCGGCTTTGGTGCGGTGAGCATTCCGCGCATCGGCATGGAAGTGGTCGTGACCTTTCTCGAGGGCGATCCCGACCAGCCGTTGATTACCGGTTGCGTGGCCAACACGCTCACACCGCAGCCCTATCCGCTGCCAGCCCACAAGACCAAAACCGTACTGCGTAGCCGCAGCACACCGGACAGCGGTGGCTACAACGAACTGTCGATTGAAGACCGCAAAGGCCAGGAGTTGATCTACCTGCGGGCTCAGCGTGACCTGGAGCACAAGATCGAACACGACAGTCGCCTGGAAGTCGGTAACGAACGTCGAGAAACCATCAAGGGCAACAGCATCGCGGTGTTGGAGGCTGAAGACCAGCGCACTGTCACCGCGGACCGAAAGGTCGAACTCAAGGCCAATGACTACCTGCAGATTGCCAGCAGCAGCCATGCCCGGATCGGGCAAGCGCTGGTGGTTGAAGCCGGTCAGCAAGTCCATCTCAAAGCAGGCGCCAACTTAATTCTCGATGCTGGGGCCAGTATCACCTTGAAAGGCGGTGGTCAGCACATTGTCATTGGCCCCGGTGGCATTTTCAGCAGCACTGAGATTCAACTCGGTGGTGCTCCTGTCGCCGGCGCCGCTGCGATTGCGGCGCTGCCAGGGCTGCTTGAACGTCTGTCAGCGCCCGTGGCACTGCCGCTCCCAGCATTGGCGTCATACCAGGAGCAATCGCTGGCGGGTGCTCTCCTGCCCATTGCGGGCTGCCAATTCGATGCCTCTGGTCAATGCCCAATCCACCCTAAAGGCGAAACGACATGA
- a CDS encoding DUF4123 domain-containing protein produces the protein MIQPTASPFKAPVARGIQCVILDASFDSNLQAHIEQAKTSSAQCCVPLFDNTPYSALQSAGPFALLCPQPGALLEYANALLEQADAGCVAYLKDEQSIKQAVDHWRSLLTVSTDDSPAQMMRFFEPRWLEPLLSSLDETELAQFMGPVTDIVWRNELGWRHQAHPHLPLEPEVQASGWLHLGHKRQAVMDQQRLKVLAGRFAQDYQAALPIPDPVTFVYRQLRAAQQAGYLQLAEQERWLRLSLSKGDDFWSRSPHSEWLAREDLSLGDKLVGLECL, from the coding sequence ATGATTCAACCCACCGCGTCGCCCTTTAAGGCCCCTGTAGCACGGGGAATCCAGTGCGTGATTCTGGATGCCAGTTTTGATTCGAACTTGCAGGCTCATATCGAGCAGGCCAAAACCTCCAGTGCGCAGTGCTGCGTTCCGTTATTCGACAATACGCCCTATAGCGCCTTGCAGTCCGCAGGACCATTCGCCTTGCTGTGTCCGCAGCCCGGCGCGTTGCTGGAGTATGCCAATGCGTTGCTTGAACAGGCCGATGCCGGCTGTGTGGCCTACCTCAAGGATGAACAATCCATCAAGCAAGCCGTTGACCATTGGCGCAGTCTGCTCACCGTCAGCACCGACGATTCGCCCGCCCAGATGATGCGTTTTTTTGAACCGCGCTGGCTGGAGCCGTTGCTGAGCAGCCTGGATGAAACCGAGCTAGCGCAATTCATGGGGCCGGTCACAGACATCGTCTGGCGCAACGAACTGGGCTGGCGTCATCAGGCTCATCCACATCTCCCACTAGAGCCCGAAGTTCAAGCCTCAGGGTGGTTGCACCTGGGGCACAAGCGCCAAGCTGTTATGGATCAGCAGCGCTTGAAGGTGCTGGCCGGACGCTTTGCTCAGGACTATCAGGCGGCATTGCCCATCCCCGACCCAGTGACTTTTGTGTACCGACAGCTCCGAGCAGCCCAGCAAGCAGGGTATCTGCAACTGGCCGAGCAGGAGCGTTGGTTACGTCTGTCGCTGAGCAAAGGCGATGACTTCTGGAGTCGATCCCCGCATAGCGAATGGCTGGCTCGTGAAGACCTGAGTCTTGGCGACAAGCTGGTTGGGCTTGAGTGTCTTTGA